CAAGGGAGCATCACCACGTCCACAGCGACGAGTCGTGACCTTCGGTCCAGAGACCAGTTTAATCCACAAGAAAGGAGTGTTATTAATTAGTTAAATAAAGCTGAACAGACATCAGAGCTCATAGTTACTCCATGGTTGAATAATAGTTACTGTAGTTAATGTAACCCGGCTCGTCTCCCATCTCCCTCAATGTCATCATCCAAACAATGCGGCGTGTCAAACCGCGGCCACGTTGTGCGAGGCCGCCGTCCCCCCGAACCAGAAAATGAAGTTTTCCACGAGCTTCAGCCCGTTTCAACGCAGTCGGCTGGGTCAATagtacagaccccccccccgtctccccccgtctcccccctcctaCTTCTCCTCTGCAGAAAGAGGGAATTAGCTTTAACAGGCAGCGGTTGGTGTCTTGACGGGGGGACGATGGGAAGGGGAAATGGAAAAAgttacccctctctctctctctctctctcgcgcatGGACAaggtctctccgtctctccttacaccccctccctccctccctccctcctccaacTCTCAATTAAagttcctttttctttcactgcTCTTAtactcccactcctcctcctcctcctcctcgtcctccagcttTGGCTCCACAGTATATTCCTATAACGGGGTATTTTGGATACTTCCTGGATGCCTGTGTGTTGAGCTATGAGTAcgggaaagaggagaggggacTGAGGTTTCCGTAGTGACCACTTTTAGGGCTCTTTGCCCATTAAATTGGAGAAAGGAAGAAGGTGAGAGGGAAGTGTGCTCGTTCTCCACAAAGTGACAAAAAGCAGTCAGCAGTGTTTTATGTGATGTTTCTGGATTCATATTGAAGGAGATCACCGTGTTTGTAGTGTCTCTGTCCGCGAGAACCACAATTCTCCACAAAGTGGACGTTCCACGATGGCACGAAGCAGCCCTGTGACACCGCAGCTGATCCGAAAAGGCCTTTATTCAGAGTTTATTCAGCTTAAGAAGTGGAACAATGATCCCAACGCATGGAGGGACACTCAGTGTATCGGCGCCAATGAGTACAAagtgaggagaggatgaggaataGGAATATGTTGGTGATGCCAATGGTTGATGACGTGAGCTCCGTTCCAGAGCAGATTCGAATGGAGGGACGCAAAGTGCCGCGATCACAAACCAGCAGTTAAGATATCAAGGAGATTATGTGAACCCAAACCCGCTGCTCGGACAATTCTCAAGGGGGGAGAGCAAAAAATGTTCCCACCATACCAGTGTGCATTCCTACAGAAAGACAGCGAAGCGAGGCCGGCTCTGATGTTTGGGATTGTTGCTACGGCGATTAAATCCGGACACACTCGCGCTAAAAAAGTGTGGCTGATGAAGGCAAACTGGCTGGACGAATGCGTTTACACGCAGGTAAACAAACGCGTCGGAAAAGGGCTCGGACGCTTCCAGCTGCTCGCTCAAAACGCACGACGTCACTCGTCCAGCGTCTGGATCGGTCCTCCTGCCCACGGCGCTGCACAGCCTTTGCTAAATCTCCCCTGTCGTCCTGGAGAACGTCTGTGCAAACATTACCGCCGGCCCGGCTGAGGTTCTCATTAGTCAACGTGAcacagcccccccgcccccccctcaatACCCATACAGAGAACCAGCGACGGTACGGgtcatttaaacaaaaagaagcaATAAACACCACACGGTCTGCGGCAGCTCCAGGCCAAATTTGGTGCTCGACCCTGGTGCTTTTCAAAGCTCCAGCAGGGCTCGAGTGCAGCAgagccagaggggggggggggctccttgcCCAATGCCTGCTGCTCAGATAAAAGCGAGATATTGTTGTAATTGTTTTTGATGTCCCGATCGGATGTCGCGTTTTAGCGTCGATGTCCAACGCAGTCTGAAGGAAATGTGAAGAATGGACACTCGACCGATGAGGCCTGAGGACGGAGACCCGTCCGTCGTGGGTTGAAACCCAAACCGTGGGAGTCTCTGCGctgccctctgacccccccacccccccccaatccTGAAGCTCCTGTAAAATGATCCGTTCAAAATTCGTCCATCTCCATGCGAGCTCCATGCAAAATCTCCCCGGCAATTCATAATTATTTGTTGGAAACGTGAGACTCCAAAGGGTCAAAGGGGGGAGGTTTGGATGTGAaatcaggagggaggagatcgACAGTGATGTCTGGAATGGTCACAACTTCAATTCCTTCCCGAGAACTCGTTCTCCCTGGTTCCTGCTCTGGTTTTCATCCGTTGTTGTTGAATGTGATGGGATTTGTTTCGGAGTGTTTGCTTTTCACGACGTCATATGTTACACCGCGGCGcttgggaggaaaacaaaatgagggaAAACAAAACTGACACTAAATGATCGCACGTGCATCACATGCAAGTTACAATAATCATCGGTAATCTTATTTTGCTTTCGGTTATTTCCTTTCCAGCGTTGCAGAGAATGTTTGACAGTGTTGAGGGAAGAATGTGACTTACTGGAAGCCGACTGGTTTGAGTCGTAGGAAAATGTGGGCAATTAAAGTGAGAGTGGCGGTGGAAACGTTTTTGAAAGCGAGGTGCCCGATGTGAATAATCCAAGTACGATCACTGAACATTCAGCACCGTCCGGAGCCCAGAAACGAAACGAAACGAAACAAAACGAAACAAACGTAGTGAGTGAGATTGAGCGAAAACCAACCAAACCTCTGCGCTCACAGTTCACTTTTCCCAAGACGCCGTTCTTCACGATCACTGAACAGCCGTTTGCTCCGTGACCTTTCAGCCTGCGACGTCGCCCACTGGGGGCCGGCCTGCAGCCATCAGTGCCGGTGTGTGAACGGCGCCGCCTGCGACCCGGCCAAGGGGACGTGTCAATGTCCCCCGGGCTTCGTCGGACGCCTCTGCGAGAGGTCCTGCCCGGACGGCACCTTCGGCACGGGCTGCCTGCAGAGGTGCGAGTGCGGGACGGGCGGGTCGTGTGACAAAGCCAGCGGAGAGTGTTTGTGTCGGGACGGATTCACGGGGACGTTGTAAGTGCACAGAAATAAAAACTAATATTAGGCAGCGattttgtaacaaaaaaaactgttgattCCAAATTGAATTCTTGAATAGTATTTTGTAATAGTTTGATATTTCTGATATTTTGAATGCTTAGCCCTGAATGCTAATATCATAGACAGCAGGAAATATGTTTTTAAGGTTTAGCGTGAATATAAGAGTTAAACCATTGTAGCTGAAATGACACCGTCTACTTTAAATGAGCCATTACTTAATTCAGATACTTGATACTTAATTACACAGCAGTACGCTTAGTGATGGTAGGTTTCTCCAGAGGTCTCTCCGTCACGGATCCGTCAGGTCGGACCAAGTTTTTGGTTTCCACAGCTTTATCATCCATGAGTCATTTGTTACGCCCGGTTTTCAGTCGCCTCTCAGGATGAGTAAGCGATGAAAACTCCTCCCAACGGAGTCCGAGTGGAAACTCTGCGAGTGTGAGCAACACCATAAGAATGACTGCTTGGCAACGTTTGGATAAAGCTCCCTGATGAATTGTGTATTCAAAGTATTTCCATGTTTATTTCACCCCAAAGGCGTATTAGAAAATATAATATGAATACAAGTTTTAGCCAGAAAACCTGATTGGTTGAAGACACGTTCCAAGCGCGCCGATAATTCccacacagctgctggaatGACAAATCAGAGAGCTGCGGCCAGTTAGTTTAATGCCGTTGCAAAAGAGTTGTTTTATTACAATATAATAATGGCTCTATGCACTAAAGGTTGTCTCAGAAGGTGATTTAGTctgtatacaaatatattttaaaaaatgtatgcagtataaagtataaaaagtaaaaagcacaaatttttccaaaattacacattttatatataataattattgacAGTAATGTGTGGATCactttaatgttgcagctgtcaatcaaagaaTTTTGGCTCTGTAGAACATTTCAGACACGGTGGTAATCCAAAACACTTGTAGGCTTGAATAACCGTTTTCATAAAGAactcattttgttcattttgttcctGAGGACACATGGAGTGTTTTTGACTGAAGTCAAGCTGTTATTAATCGTCTCCGTCCTCTCTCCCCCAGCTGTGAGAAGCCGTGTGCCAACAAGTGCCAACCGCGATGCTCCTGCCAGAACGGAGGCATCTGTAAAGGGAAAGGGATCTGCGATTGCCCTCCTGGCTGGACGGTATGTTTCCGGGTCAAAGGTCGACCGACACTTATCTGAGCAGGTCGCCAGAGTTTGAACTatgacaaatgtaaaaaaaaacaaaaaaaacattggaagACTCGCATGAGGAGAAGAGATGGTGATCTCATCAGGGAGTAAACTTTAATAATACTTAGTAGTATTGAGTAACTGTGAAAGTTGCACATTTGGCTCCagtttttttaatgatgcatTTGAGTTCATTTCTTCCGCCTCAATGTGTTTTTGTAGGGTCCCGTTTGCACGGTGCGATGTCCAGAGGGAAGGTTTGGACAGAACTGTGCTGATGAGTGTGTCTGCCACAACAGAGGAAAATGTGACCCCGAAACCGGACAGTGTCAGTGTGCTGAAGGCTTCACGGGTAAcaggtgtgtgcttgtgtgtttgttctcgtGCGTGTTCCCGCCTTAAAATCTCAACATCCGCAAACAGAACCATTCATTTCTCCGCTCTAAGAGAAGAACACGAACATAAAACTGTCTACGGACTTGACATCTCAATTCGGTATTTCATCATCCTCATATATTTGATGTCCTTTGGCATCAAAGCACCACAGCCCAGCTGTGTTGGTCAACACAAGCATTCTGCGCGCACTAAACGATTGTCCCAATGTACGATTTCTAGTCATTAAAACGGAAACCATCGCAATTTTCTGTCAAAGAAACGCAGCCTCAGCAAACGTACTTAAAAAACGACTTACAAAACTATACGTAAAATTAGAGAAGCACTCTGCTCCAGTGGTTCCATGTGTTTATCCAACCTTCTGTCCCGCTGCCCTCAGGTGCAATGAGGAGTGCGCTGCAGGCACTTACGGTCAGGACTGCAAAGGCGTGTGCAAGTGCGCCAACGGCGCTCGCTGCTACAACATCAACGGCGGCTGCCTGTGCGAGCCGGGCTTCAGCGGTCCACACTGCAGGGACAGCATGTGTCCGCCGGGCCAGTACGGCATGCACTGCGAGCGCAAGTGTCTCTGCCAGGAGAAGCAGACACTCAGGTGAGCGGATGTCCTCGGGGTTGGTTTAAGCAATGCAAATGTTTCCCGTCGAGGCAGAAACCGTCCAATCACGGATGAGCCAAAATGTCAGTGTGCACATGCAGCCAAAGACAGATTCCGGGTGTGTTTTGCAGCTGTGcataaaaaagaaatcagtgCTTGTTGTTTACTTTTGCTTCAGAGTGGAAGAAGCTTTCAGCTGCTCACAAGTCGGTCAGGCTTCATTCTGTGTCGAGCTTCACTCTCCAGGCTTCAGCCTGTTTCCATGGAGGCTCCCCACCTTTCACACCCCGTTAGAGCCACACaggtgttttcttcttcttgggttAAAGGTCACGGCCTGTGGGCATCAGTTACTCAGTGGGTGCTACTTACATTGAGCGCCGACTGCGTTCGCCAAACCCGGTAGCGTCTGGCGTTCTAGCGCCGGCCCTCCCTCGCTGTTCCTTTGTCATTTTCCTGATGACTCAATCACACATTTTTCTCTGGTTTTTCGTTGTCCAGCTGCCACCCGATGAAAGGAGAGTGCACCTGCCAGCCGGGCTGGGCGGGACTGTTGTGCAACGAGACGTGCGCTCGCGGTTTCTACGGCCCGGGCTGCCTGGAGCCCTGTCTGTGCGTGAACGGGGGGGTGTGCGACGTCGCCACGGGGGGATGCCAGTGTGCCCCCGGGTATACGGTGAGGGGGGAAGTTAGGCGTCGTTCATTTAGGATTCTGGGATTTCTTTTCACTTCGTCGGGCTCAAATGTGATGACCTATTTGTGGATTTGCCTCACCCGTCGTCATCATCAAAGTCAATGTCTCTTATGTCTCTGCAGGGGGCTCACTGTGAACATCTTTGTAAAAGTGGCACCTACGGCAAGAACTGCTCCCTGGAGTGCGCCTGTGAAAACTTTGTCGACTGCTCGCCAATTGACGGGACTTGCTTCTGCAAAGAAGGTAAAAGCATAATCACACAATCAAGAGGAAACGGGGCCGATCGGTGAAATGACATCCTATCAAACCCGGCCGCCGGGCCCTTTGTGCGTCTGCAGGCTGGCACGGACCGGAATGTTCCGCCCCCTGCTCCGAGGGAACCTGGGGCCCGGGATGCAACACCACCTGCCACTGCGCCAACGGGGCGAAATGCAGCCCGGCAGACGGGTCCTGCACCTGCACGGCCGGCTGGCAGGGGGCGCGCTGCGACCACTCGTGCCCGGTAAACCTGCCACGACGAGGCTGTGTGGCTTTTGCTGTTTGTTGGTGAAGTGGCACAAAGGAGAGAATCGGATgatataatttaattattttttgtgtagctattcattttaaatcaaagagAAGCAACAAAAGCATCTTTAAATACgtatacaaaaatatatgtttCAAGAATCACTCCGAACAGGGAGTGGATAGTTCTTGAAAACCAACTTCCAGCCACCAATATGGACAACTGCTAGTTAACATTCCCTTAATAAAAACTACAGGATGAGATTtaatcaaaaaagaaataataaactgcaaatgaaaaggtaaaacaagaaaaaactttGTCGATACTTTAAGACATTTTCGCTCCAAAGATGCTTGTTTATAGATAGaacatatgtaaatatatatataatacaaataaacttaGTGTGTATGCACACTAGATTATAATAAATGTACATAGCAGGGTGCCATGTTTCACTGAAACCGTTTGTCTCTTGGACTAAAGCCACAGCATTGCGTGAAAACACATGTCACgttgtaaaataataattaggGTGGAAGATAGAAAAATGAACGTTTGTTCTATTTGAGCTGAGCTCGATAAGACGCAGCCCAGCTCTTCATCCCTTACCTCACCTTCTGTATGTTTTAATCTGTGGTTTGGACGCGTGCCCCTCTTGTCTCCTACGTGCCAAGTACCccgcctgccccccctcccctgcccggCTGTGTCCATACATCCACACATTGCCAGCGTAGTATTTAGTCTGACTCTGACCGAGCTGGCCGAACGTGGAAGAGATTCCCCTGACAGTTCTCTGCCCGTTGGCATTTGCTCACATGTGCAGATGGGCACGTTTGGACCGGGCTGCCTGAAGAGGTGTGATTGCGTTCACGCCGACGGCTGCCAGGCAACCACCGGGGAGTGCCGCTGTCTGCCAGGCTGGTCGGGTAAGTGATGACGTCCTGCCGGTGTGTCGCTGCCGGCTCGGCTTTGGTAGCGACACAACTGACGGAGTCCCAGGTTTTAGGCCGCTGCGCCTCTATTTGATCTGCTGTCTGACCGACAGACCTCGAATCACTGCGAATTAACATTGTGACTTTTGTACTTGCAGCCGTGCATTTTCCTTCCAAAAGCTGTAGTGCATTGGTCTAAATTCAGTGCTTGAggaaatatttaattattttgcttAAGAAGGGGAAATACTGcagcataaaaacacaaaaaatggtTCTTTATCCCCAATCATGTGCAgaagtagaataaaaaaaaatggttcttTATCCCCAATCATGTGCAGAAGTAGAATCAGCAAAAAGCGCCTGAGGCATTTGGAATTACTCGTTATCACTAGATGATGGCAAGCTGGATGCATTTTGAATATCGAACATATTGATGAATGGGTGGCTGTCACCTGCATGGAGCATATTTGCACAGCGGTACTGAatggtctcccccccccccccccccccctcctccccttctcttcctccaggTCCTCGCTGCAGCGAGCCGTGTTCAGAGGGCCTGTGGGGGCGCCACTGTAACCAGACCTGTTTCAAGCACTGCCCCAACAGCGACACGTGCCTGAGGGAAACTGGGGCGTGCGTGTGTCGCCACGGCTACTGGGGGGTCACCTGCCAGAACAGTGAGTGCCACAGGAGAGCAGGAGTGCGCCGGACACGACGTCCGCTTCGGGGCTCACTCCTTGTTGTGCCTCTTTCCCAGAATGCAGAGCGGGCATGTACGGGGACCAGTGCGGCGAGTCGTGCCCGTCCTGCGGCCAGTCGTACCGCTGCCACCACGTGAGCGGAGAGTGCGATTGCCTCCCTGGACACACCGGACCCGACTGTGATCAAGGTGGCCGTTGAACGCCATCAACGATGAGCGCGGGCGTTTGCAGGACCTCTTCACTGATACACGACGTCGTTTGTCTGTTTTGCAGTTTGTCCGGTCGGCTACTACGGCAAACAGTGCTCTCAGGTGTGCGTCAACTGTGCCAACAACTCCACGTGCGACCACCGGGACGGTCACTGTGAATGTCTGCCCGGCTGGACCGCCACCGACTGCTCCATACGTGAGTACGGCGAGCACGCGGGGGCCCCTCCTGCAGGACGACGCATGAAAAGTGACCTCTGATGGAGAAACGAGGCCGATCGCTCCAAGAGGGAGACCCGTGGTGCTTGTGAAGGGCAGGTGTTATGGGTAAAAAAGTAGCTAGACAGCAAgatattgagggtttttttaaagattttgtatatatataatctttcaaataaaaaatccGGTTGGATTTTCCCCAAGCGCAGGTTTACATATTCAAGGATTTGGTTTTTCTACCCtgcatgaaaaagaagaagagggaggtcATTCTGAGCTGAAACTATTATTTGATTATTCGGGTTGTTGTACATCGATGTTCTGTTGATTTACTAAATAAATCAGCTAATGGTTTCAGCTCTACAGTCGTATTATTATGCctgtagatatatatatatttgatacaTACATCATTATATATTTGTTACATGGTGCATAACGCGCGGATGGGAAACGTCCCTTGTGTCTTCCAGCCTGTAGTCCAGGACGCTTCGGTCCATTCTGCACTCAGACCTGCTCCTGTCCGACCAACCTGGTTTGTGACCGACGCAccggagactgtgtgtgtggcagtgagGGAGAGGACTGTAAGCAAGGTGTGCACACAAACATCTTGTCTTCTTCTCATTCAGAAGTAGCGGATACAAGAAGATAGAAGACatactctatatatatatatatatatattattattattatttcttatgTCTTCTATCTCCTGTTGGACAGACTCTGTGAAGTCGGGCAGCGTGATggtgcccctcccccccggcgaGAGGGAGTCGTGGGGAGCCATCGGCGGCATCGTGGTGCTCGTCCTCTTGGTGGTCCTGCTgctcgctctgctgctgctgtaccgCCGCCGGCAGAGGGACAAGCAGAGCAACACGCCGACCGTGTCCTTCTCCGCCGGCCGCACCGCCGGCTCTGAGTACGCCGTCCCAGGTACTATTCACACGCTGGAGTGACCGCTTTGGTCTTAAAACTGGTTGCCGTGTGGGGTTAACGGTTATCAGGTGTTGTTAAGTGAGGCTACAAGGACAGGTAGTTTGCATGTGACAATATTTGATCTACATACATGTAACTATGATTGAGGAGGGTAACGACG
This genomic stretch from Gasterosteus aculeatus chromosome 20, fGasAcu3.hap1.1, whole genome shotgun sequence harbors:
- the pear1 gene encoding platelet endothelial aggregation receptor 1 isoform X1 — protein: MPNVQSSAALLLWSFLAGLSFSLDPRDPNVCSLWESFTTSVKESYSHPYDHVTEEPCSDPRTSYRCTRHRITYKTAYRQAVKTDYRKRFQCCPGYYESREKCVPRCTKECVHGRCVAPDRCQCEGGWRGDDCSSACDVAHWGPACSHQCRCVNGAACDPAKGTCQCPPGFVGRLCERSCPDGTFGTGCLQRCECGTGGSCDKASGECLCRDGFTGTFCEKPCANKCQPRCSCQNGGICKGKGICDCPPGWTGPVCTVRCPEGRFGQNCADECVCHNRGKCDPETGQCQCAEGFTGNRCNEECAAGTYGQDCKGVCKCANGARCYNINGGCLCEPGFSGPHCRDSMCPPGQYGMHCERKCLCQEKQTLSCHPMKGECTCQPGWAGLLCNETCARGFYGPGCLEPCLCVNGGVCDVATGGCQCAPGYTGAHCEHLCKSGTYGKNCSLECACENFVDCSPIDGTCFCKEGWHGPECSAPCSEGTWGPGCNTTCHCANGAKCSPADGSCTCTAGWQGARCDHSCPMGTFGPGCLKRCDCVHADGCQATTGECRCLPGWSGPRCSEPCSEGLWGRHCNQTCFKHCPNSDTCLRETGACVCRHGYWGVTCQNKCRAGMYGDQCGESCPSCGQSYRCHHVSGECDCLPGHTGPDCDQVCPVGYYGKQCSQVCVNCANNSTCDHRDGHCECLPGWTATDCSIPCSPGRFGPFCTQTCSCPTNLVCDRRTGDCVCGSEGEDCKQDSVKSGSVMVPLPPGERESWGAIGGIVVLVLLVVLLLALLLLYRRRQRDKQSNTPTVSFSAGRTAGSEYAVPDVICFGPTDVPHSYHHYYSNPSYHTLSQNRPPLPHLPNNHDRTIKNTNNQLFCSVKNMERERRGLFGVESNATLPADWKHHEPRKDSGAFGIDRSYSYSASLGKYHHKELKDAVAESSGSLNSENPYATIKDLPGLPFCPPECSYMEMKSSVPRERAYTEISPPPFSAAALRRERQSSLGHAPYEDPQSHYDLPVNSHIPGHYDLPPVRRPPSPRRTPQ
- the pear1 gene encoding platelet endothelial aggregation receptor 1 isoform X2, which encodes MPNVQSSAALLLWSFLAGLSFSLDPRDPNVCSLWESFTTSVKESYSHPYDHVTEEPCSDPRTSYRCTRHRITYKTAYRQAVKTDYRKRFQCCPGYYESREKCVPRCTKECVHGRCVAPDRCQCEGGWRGDDCSSACDVAHWGPACSHQCRCVNGAACDPAKGTCQCPPGFVGRLCERSCPDGTFGTGCLQRCECGTGGSCDKASGECLCRDGFTGTFCEKPCANKCQPRCSCQNGGICKGKGICDCPPGWTGPVCTVRCPEGRFGQNCADECVCHNRGKCDPETGQCQCAEGFTGNRCNEECAAGTYGQDCKGVCKCANGARCYNINGGCLCEPGFSGPHCRDSMCPPGQYGMHCERKCLCQEKQTLSCHPMKGECTCQPGWAGLLCNETCARGFYGPGCLEPCLCVNGGVCDVATGGCQCAPGYTGAHCEHLCKSGTYGKNCSLECACENFVDCSPIDGTCFCKEGWHGPECSAPCSEGTWGPGCNTTCHCANGAKCSPADGSCTCTAGWQGARCDHSCPMGTFGPGCLKRCDCVHADGCQATTGECRCLPGWSGPRCSEPCSEGLWGRHCNQTCFKHCPNSDTCLRETGACVCRHGYWGVTCQNKCRAGMYGDQCGESCPSCGQSYRCHHVSGECDCLPGHTGPDCDQVCPVGYYGKQCSQVCVNCANNSTCDHRDGHCECLPGWTATDCSIPCSPGRFGPFCTQTCSCPTNLVCDRRTGDCVCGSEGEDCKQDSVKSGSVMVPLPPGERESWGAIGGIVVLVLLVVLLLALLLLYRRRQRDKQSNTPTVSFSAGRTAGSEYAVPDVPHSYHHYYSNPSYHTLSQNRPPLPHLPNNHDRTIKNTNNQLFCSVKNMERERRGLFGVESNATLPADWKHHEPRKDSGAFGIDRSYSYSASLGKYHHKELKDAVAESSGSLNSENPYATIKDLPGLPFCPPECSYMEMKSSVPRERAYTEISPPPFSAAALRRERQSSLGHAPYEDPQSHYDLPVNSHIPGHYDLPPVRRPPSPRRTPQ